The proteins below are encoded in one region of Belonocnema kinseyi isolate 2016_QV_RU_SX_M_011 chromosome 1, B_treatae_v1, whole genome shotgun sequence:
- the LOC117170632 gene encoding uncharacterized protein LOC117170632 encodes MEDDDFGFTLRDDKVLRKVLTSQTTVGKEELKVGEVEGQRAQLQCSKEAALKNTPDVNSGFIPAPVPVPFKGTEGVVKGGATSPETGSSPLDIQQRTKASVARNTPNIPNVVEYHLKVKPQTQKDILTYQKSHPSEMRKDRDASTLSEDTKRDISSKISKLTINNNVFEGSNELPQVFQVKYLGSHDARGLWGIKHTRKPVDNMVSAAKSLPAGTILPFIKLVVSEEGVALLPLRGTKKLDAGISKVYPIETISYGVQDLVYTRVFTMIVVRETDNFRRMSPFECHGFVCESKHHARQLTYALASAFQIYSQLVKSAQNKNEGQSSTRKKFVIDLRSPDEIEADLNLDSEA; translated from the exons ATGGAAGATGATGACTTCGGATTTACTTTACGTGACGATAAGGTCCTGCGCAAGGTTTTGACGTCACAAACGACGGTTGGAAAAGAAGAGTTGAAGGTGGGAGAGGTCGAGGGCCAGCGAGCACAGTTGCAGTGCTCCAAGGAGGCAGCTTTAAAAAACACCCCCGACGTAAACAGCGGATTCATTCCGGCTCCGGTCCCGGTACCTTTCAAAGGTACGGAAGGCGTGGTGAAGGGAGGCGCGACCTCACCGGAAACCGGAAGCAGTCCACTCGACATACAGCAACGCACGAAGGCCTCAGTTGCCCGTAACACGCCGAACATACCAAACGTGGTGGAGTACCACTTGAAAGTGAAGCCGCAGACCCAGAAGGACATTCTCACTTACCAG AAAAGTCACCCATCCGAGATGAGAAAAGACAGAGACGCCTCGACCTTGAGCGAGGACACAAAAAGGGACATTTCCTCAAAAATCTCGAAGCTAACAATCAACAACAATGTCTTCGAAGGTTCAAATGAACTTCCCCAAGTCTTCCAAGTAAAGTACCTTGGCTCGCATGACGCCAGAGGTCTCTGGGGTATAAAACACACTCGAAAACCTGTCGATAACATGGTATCTGCTGCAAAATCGTTACCGGCTGGGACGATTTTGCCTTTTATCAAACTCGTTGTTTCCGAAGAGGGCGTTGCCCTACTGCCACTCCGAGGTACGAAAAAACTGGACGCTGGAATCTCCAAGGTCTATCCAATCGAGACGATCTCCTACGGAGTTCAGGATCTCGTCTACACTCGCGTTTTTACCATGATCGTCGTCCGAGAAACCGACAACTTCCGCCGGATGTCACCCTTCGAGTGTCATGGCTTCGTTTGCGAATCAAAACATCACGCGAGGCAATTGACCTACGCATTGGCGTCggcttttcaaatttattccCAGCTTGTCAAGTCCGCGCAAAACAAGAATGAGGGGCAAAGCAGTACGAGAAAGAAGTTCGTGATTGACTTGAGGAGTCCGGATGAAATTGAGGCTGACCTTAATTTGGACTCTGAGGCGTGA
- the LOC117181206 gene encoding U-scoloptoxin(01)-Er1a-like, giving the protein MNRGVFLVTIFSFGAVLSLPQFESNQPKSRRPIPIFTREAATTLILPDNATAIRENIVDNFTCKERIYGYYADMENDCQIFHVCLPQARGAMKWSFICPAETVFNQATFVCTRTESSIPCEESESYYELNEELGKVEEENNNSTSLSTPEENEIPQSNYPGRRSRIISQEN; this is encoded by the exons ATGAATCGTGGGGTGTTTTTAGTGACTATTTTCTCCTTCGGTGCCGTTCTCTCCCTTCCACAGTTTGAGTCAAATCAACCAAAATCAAGAAGACCTATTCCTATTTTCACG agagaAGCTGCAACTACTTTGATATTGCCAGACAATGCGACAGCTATTCGTGAAAATATTGTCGACAATTTTACGTGCAAAGAAAGAATTTATGGATACTATGCAGACATGGAAAATGACTGTCAAATATTTCATGTTTGTCTTCCTCAAGCGAGAGGTGCAATGAAATGGAGTTTTATTTGTCCCGCAGAAACTGTCTTCAatcag GCTACATTTGTCTGCACCAGGACTGAAAGTTCGATACCCTGTGAAGAATCTGAAAGTTATTACGAGCTGAATGAAGAACTCGGAAAAGTGGAGGAAGAGAATAATAATTCAACAAGTTTATCAACGCCGGAAGAAAATGAAATTCCCCAAAGTAACTATCCAGGAAGAAGATCAAGAATCATTTCCCAAGAAAATTAG